In Thermotomaculum hydrothermale, a single genomic region encodes these proteins:
- a CDS encoding CHC2 zinc finger domain-containing protein, with protein sequence MKLAEKIKYQVPIKAVLDKLGVKEGALGYFCPFHKDETGSLIIKETDNTFKCSVCKASGDQIEITKKVKGFDFEQAIEFLAKEFDIKEDKNEGILDDWLSNRDKRETLESVFGKETEGEISEKDREIYSYISENTSLSFIHQTFLEKKGFDNALIEKLKLSSIEKPHLFVEELKDRFGIEALDKAGLLNRKREFVFQKNNLIIPFFENGEITFLAGWDISGGRYEFVFPHHKTKKCYIPQLEEKEEIYITGDFRGCFAFLKKNCFSVAAFGDFEKLLQFKGKKIFVCGDKDEKGQQFNRKIIKFFAESGVNYTIGGFENCFTDYLDYLTFKRK encoded by the coding sequence ATGAAATTAGCTGAAAAAATAAAGTATCAGGTGCCAATTAAGGCGGTACTGGATAAATTGGGAGTAAAAGAGGGGGCTTTAGGTTATTTTTGCCCATTCCATAAAGATGAAACAGGAAGCCTGATAATAAAAGAAACAGACAATACATTCAAGTGCTCTGTTTGCAAAGCGTCAGGAGACCAGATTGAAATAACCAAGAAGGTAAAGGGCTTTGATTTTGAGCAGGCTATTGAGTTTTTAGCAAAAGAATTTGATATTAAAGAAGATAAAAACGAGGGGATTTTAGACGACTGGCTTTCTAACAGGGATAAAAGAGAAACCCTTGAAAGTGTTTTTGGCAAGGAGACTGAAGGGGAAATTAGCGAAAAAGACAGAGAGATTTATTCTTACATTTCAGAAAACACTTCCCTTTCTTTCATCCATCAGACTTTTTTAGAAAAGAAAGGCTTTGATAATGCTTTAATTGAAAAACTAAAACTTAGTTCAATAGAAAAACCACACCTTTTTGTTGAAGAGTTAAAGGATAGATTTGGAATTGAAGCCCTTGATAAAGCGGGATTACTAAACAGAAAGAGGGAGTTTGTTTTTCAGAAAAATAATCTTATAATCCCATTTTTTGAAAACGGGGAGATTACCTTTCTTGCAGGCTGGGATATTTCAGGGGGAAGGTATGAGTTTGTTTTCCCCCACCACAAAACAAAAAAATGTTATATCCCCCAACTTGAAGAAAAGGAAGAAATTTACATTACAGGCGATTTTAGAGGATGCTTTGCATTCTTAAAGAAAAACTGTTTCTCTGTTGCCGCTTTCGGAGATTTTGAAAAACTTTTGCAATTTAAAGGAAAGAAAATCTTTGTTTGCGGGGATAAAGACGAAAAGGGGCAACAGTTTAATAGAAAAATCATTAAATTTTTTGCTGAAAGCGGGGTAAATTACACAATAGGTGGATTTGAAAACTGTTTCACAGATTACCTTGATTACCTCACTTTTAAAAGAAAATAG
- the trpS gene encoding tryptophan--tRNA ligase, with the protein MSGKRVLSGTQPTGKLHIGHLVGALENYVNLQNEGNECFYCVVDWHALTSMYSNTSAIKEHIYDVAAGFIAAGVDPDRSVIFVQSDVKEHAELHLLLSMITPLGWLERVPTYKEKKKQIKDKDLSNYGFLGYPVLQTADIIIYKANYVPVGEDQLYHLELAREIVRRFHHIFGKEIFPEPEAKITEAKRVPGLDGRKMSKSYNNAILIEDTPEEIWEKLRVMKTDTRRVRKTDPGVPEDCPVFALHKIFSPEEVRKECAEGCRTAGIGCFQCKKFLSEHLIKKVAPVGEKLRKLKENKQFLDSILDEGARKAREVASQTMEEVREAMNLKRR; encoded by the coding sequence ATGAGTGGAAAAAGGGTTTTAAGCGGAACTCAGCCGACAGGCAAACTTCACATAGGGCATCTTGTTGGTGCACTTGAGAATTATGTTAACCTTCAAAACGAAGGAAATGAGTGTTTTTACTGTGTTGTTGATTGGCATGCTTTAACTTCTATGTATTCAAACACTTCAGCAATTAAAGAGCATATTTACGATGTTGCTGCGGGATTTATTGCAGCAGGGGTTGACCCTGATAGGTCGGTAATTTTTGTTCAGTCTGATGTAAAAGAGCATGCAGAGTTGCACCTTCTCCTCTCAATGATTACCCCGTTAGGCTGGCTTGAGAGAGTTCCCACTTACAAAGAAAAAAAGAAACAGATAAAGGATAAAGACCTCTCAAATTACGGGTTTTTAGGTTATCCGGTTTTACAGACGGCAGATATAATTATTTACAAGGCAAACTATGTTCCAGTTGGTGAAGACCAGCTGTACCACCTTGAACTTGCAAGGGAAATTGTAAGAAGGTTTCACCATATCTTCGGCAAGGAGATTTTCCCTGAGCCTGAAGCAAAGATTACAGAGGCGAAGAGGGTTCCTGGCCTTGATGGAAGAAAGATGAGCAAAAGCTATAACAATGCAATTTTAATAGAAGATACCCCTGAAGAGATATGGGAAAAGTTAAGGGTTATGAAAACAGACACGAGAAGGGTTAGAAAAACAGACCCCGGTGTTCCTGAAGATTGCCCTGTTTTTGCACTGCATAAGATTTTTTCCCCTGAAGAGGTAAGAAAAGAGTGTGCCGAAGGGTGCAGGACAGCTGGGATTGGTTGCTTCCAGTGTAAGAAGTTTTTGTCTGAACACTTGATTAAAAAGGTTGCACCTGTTGGGGAAAAATTGAGAAAATTAAAAGAGAATAAGCAATTCCTTGATTCTATACTTGACGAAGGGGCAAGAAAGGCAAGAGAGGTTGCCTCTCAAACAATGGAAGAGGTTAGAGAGGCAATGAATCTAAAGAGGAGATAA
- a CDS encoding segregation and condensation protein A, which yields MDNFENFEIQLENFTGPLDLLLQLLRKNKLEISEVSIAEITEKYSKILNKMQEMNLDIAGDYFVMASTLMLMKAKSLIPREKEAFEEMKEELIFKLEEYEKITKQASILSENLNRRQKMFERGFKEDFVSKERPLIVSENGAFLLANLYANILRRLKALEPDIVRKAKYSMRQVVSAIYEIFKNRKKTRFYEIVKGKDRTYVVYSFTSILELIKEHILKSVQTSTFSEIILIRDKNYSYKERDRIISRYE from the coding sequence ATGGACAATTTTGAAAACTTTGAGATTCAGCTTGAAAACTTTACAGGCCCATTAGACTTACTTTTACAGTTGTTAAGGAAAAATAAGCTTGAAATATCAGAGGTTTCAATTGCAGAAATTACAGAAAAGTATTCGAAGATATTAAACAAAATGCAGGAAATGAACCTTGATATTGCAGGGGATTACTTTGTTATGGCGTCAACGCTAATGCTGATGAAGGCAAAATCCCTGATTCCAAGGGAGAAAGAGGCTTTTGAGGAGATGAAGGAAGAGTTGATTTTCAAACTTGAAGAGTATGAAAAGATAACAAAGCAGGCTTCAATTCTTTCTGAAAACCTTAACAGAAGGCAAAAGATGTTTGAAAGGGGATTTAAGGAAGACTTTGTCTCAAAGGAAAGGCCTCTAATTGTTTCCGAAAACGGTGCTTTTCTCCTTGCAAACCTATACGCAAATATCTTGAGAAGGCTGAAGGCTTTAGAACCTGATATTGTTAGAAAAGCAAAATACTCAATGAGACAGGTTGTATCGGCAATTTATGAGATTTTCAAAAATAGAAAAAAAACAAGGTTTTATGAGATTGTAAAGGGAAAGGACAGAACCTATGTGGTTTATTCCTTCACCTCAATACTTGAGTTAATTAAAGAACATATTTTAAAAAGCGTTCAAACTTCAACATTTTCAGAGATTATACTAATCAGGGATAAAAATTACTCATATAAGGAAAGGGACAGGATAATATCAAGGTATGAATAA
- the hydE gene encoding [FeFe] hydrogenase H-cluster radical SAM maturase HydE, whose product MRNVSQREIEEMLKAEGKEFDLLIEKAGKVRRKHVGNKVYLRGVIEFTNKCSKNCYYCGIRKGNKSLKRYFMSKEDILKSVRFASEKGLGSVVLQGGELKGKQYVSFIEEIIKEIKRIDSSLMITLSLGEAGFDDYKRWFDAGAERCLLRIETSNSDLYKKWHPQDHKFEERLKCLENIKKIGYQTGTGVLIGAPYQTIEDLAKDILFYKDFDVDMIGMGPYVIHYQTPWGSEFKDWFERERENIFKLAIKMIAATRIVMKDINIASTSALAALHSEGRVIGLKAGGNVIMPDITLPEYKENYKLYENKPSLNSPLEQSLNSILLVIDRAGFIPAIGEEGSSLHYLKRVSG is encoded by the coding sequence ATGAGAAATGTTTCACAAAGAGAAATTGAGGAAATGTTAAAAGCTGAGGGAAAAGAGTTTGATTTGCTCATAGAGAAAGCAGGCAAAGTGAGAAGAAAGCATGTTGGAAATAAGGTTTATTTAAGAGGAGTAATTGAATTTACAAACAAATGTAGCAAAAATTGCTATTACTGTGGGATACGAAAAGGCAATAAAAGCTTAAAACGATATTTTATGAGTAAAGAAGATATACTGAAATCTGTCAGGTTTGCCTCTGAAAAGGGGTTAGGCTCTGTTGTTTTGCAGGGAGGAGAATTAAAGGGGAAACAGTATGTTTCATTTATTGAAGAAATAATAAAAGAGATAAAAAGAATTGATTCAAGCTTGATGATTACTCTCTCCCTTGGTGAGGCAGGTTTTGACGATTATAAAAGATGGTTTGATGCAGGTGCTGAAAGGTGTTTGTTGAGAATTGAAACCTCAAATAGCGATTTGTATAAAAAGTGGCATCCCCAAGACCACAAATTTGAGGAAAGGCTGAAATGTCTTGAAAATATAAAAAAAATAGGATATCAAACAGGGACAGGGGTTTTAATTGGAGCACCATACCAGACAATTGAGGATTTGGCAAAAGATATACTGTTTTACAAAGATTTTGATGTTGATATGATTGGGATGGGGCCCTATGTTATTCATTATCAGACACCCTGGGGAAGTGAATTTAAAGATTGGTTTGAAAGGGAAAGGGAGAATATTTTTAAACTTGCAATTAAGATGATTGCTGCTACAAGGATTGTAATGAAAGATATAAACATAGCTTCAACCTCTGCTCTTGCTGCGTTACACTCTGAGGGCAGGGTTATAGGATTGAAGGCAGGGGGGAATGTAATAATGCCAGATATTACTCTTCCTGAATATAAGGAGAATTACAAACTTTATGAAAACAAGCCGTCTTTAAATTCTCCCCTTGAACAATCCCTGAATTCAATATTACTGGTTATTGACAGGGCAGGATTTATTCCAGCAATAGGAGAGGAAGGAAGCTCACTTCATTATTTAAAGAGAGTGTCAGGGTAA
- the scpB gene encoding SMC-Scp complex subunit ScpB produces MNKETLKQVVEAILFSSDTPLTAKEIASFLEKDKKEVEEILEELKDDYKSKGVNLVSIAGGYQFLTNPNVYSFVAEFHKRESRQSFSRAALETLAIIAYRQPITAQEIAALRGVQSVSHILRNLLEKNLIKIAGKKDVIGKPSLYKTTRYFLETFGLNSLEDLPDLEEMGVEE; encoded by the coding sequence ATGAATAAAGAAACTTTAAAACAGGTTGTTGAAGCAATACTTTTTTCCTCAGATACGCCGCTAACGGCGAAAGAAATTGCTTCTTTTTTAGAAAAAGACAAAAAAGAGGTAGAGGAAATACTTGAAGAGTTAAAGGATGATTACAAATCAAAAGGGGTAAACCTTGTTTCAATTGCAGGCGGCTATCAGTTTTTAACAAATCCCAATGTTTATTCATTTGTTGCTGAATTTCACAAAAGGGAGAGCAGGCAAAGTTTTTCAAGGGCAGCTCTTGAAACCCTTGCAATAATTGCTTACAGACAGCCTATAACTGCGCAGGAGATTGCAGCATTGAGGGGGGTGCAGTCTGTTTCCCATATTTTAAGGAATTTGCTTGAAAAGAATTTGATTAAGATTGCCGGGAAAAAGGATGTAATAGGAAAGCCGTCCCTTTATAAAACCACAAGATACTTTCTTGAAACATTCGGCTTAAACTCTCTTGAAGACTTACCTGACCTTGAAGAGATGGGGGTTGAGGAATGA
- a CDS encoding site-2 protease family protein — MNTDLGMKIAIGLMQYIALLFSLTVHESAHALSAHFMGDDTAKHLGRISLNPIAHIDIVGTVIIPLFMIFFPSSIPLFGWAKPVPINPLNFRDREGGISIVSFAGPLSNLIIMIIAIVLYKVVMMFPALAAFQPLRLFLFYLAAINLILAVFNLLPVPPLDGSGVLAKFIGLRNYENYVSKIGPYGFIILLGLIYFNVFDIIFRPFYLMLIRIMS, encoded by the coding sequence TTGAATACAGATTTAGGGATGAAGATAGCAATCGGGTTAATGCAGTATATAGCGTTGCTTTTTTCATTAACGGTTCATGAATCGGCTCATGCTTTGTCTGCTCATTTTATGGGAGACGATACGGCAAAGCATTTAGGCAGGATATCTTTGAATCCTATTGCCCACATTGATATTGTAGGGACTGTTATTATCCCCCTATTTATGATATTTTTCCCCTCATCAATTCCTTTATTTGGCTGGGCAAAGCCTGTGCCTATAAATCCCTTAAATTTTAGAGATAGGGAAGGGGGAATTTCAATAGTTTCTTTTGCCGGGCCATTATCAAACCTGATAATTATGATAATTGCAATAGTGTTATATAAAGTTGTAATGATGTTTCCTGCCCTTGCGGCTTTTCAGCCGTTAAGGCTTTTTCTATTTTATCTTGCGGCAATTAACCTTATACTTGCTGTATTTAATCTTTTACCTGTTCCCCCACTTGACGGTTCAGGTGTGCTTGCAAAGTTTATTGGTTTAAGGAACTATGAGAACTATGTGTCTAAAATAGGCCCTTACGGATTTATAATTCTTCTTGGCTTAATCTATTTCAATGTTTTTGATATTATTTTCAGGCCTTTTTATTTAATGCTAATTAGAATAATGTCTTGA
- a CDS encoding pseudouridine synthase, with protein MKERLQKIIARAGIASRRKAEELIEEGRVFVNGKKARLGDKADPEKDIIKVDGEIIKPLKKKVYILLYKPLGYVTTKSDEKHRPTVMDLLAREEKKALFPVGRLDINTEGLLLITNDGEFANLVTNPKTKVEKTYLVKVRGVPDKKSIERLLNGVIVEDRRLSAKKITLLGHQNNSWLKVVLTEGKKNQIRRMFEKVGHPVVKLKRVKIGNLEVGDLKPGEYRRLTPQEVEGLKTLALKKGRKNDGKTT; from the coding sequence ATGAAAGAGAGGCTTCAAAAGATTATTGCAAGGGCAGGCATTGCTTCAAGGAGAAAAGCAGAGGAGTTGATTGAAGAGGGAAGGGTTTTTGTAAACGGCAAAAAGGCAAGATTGGGAGACAAAGCAGACCCTGAAAAAGACATAATCAAGGTTGACGGAGAAATTATAAAGCCCCTTAAAAAAAAGGTTTATATCCTTCTTTACAAACCATTGGGCTATGTGACGACAAAAAGCGATGAAAAACACAGACCAACCGTTATGGATTTACTTGCAAGAGAGGAAAAAAAGGCATTATTTCCGGTTGGAAGGCTTGATATAAACACAGAAGGCTTGTTGCTAATTACAAATGACGGAGAGTTTGCAAATTTAGTTACTAATCCAAAAACAAAGGTTGAAAAAACATACCTTGTCAAAGTTAGGGGAGTGCCAGATAAAAAGAGTATTGAGAGGTTGTTAAACGGTGTAATTGTAGAAGATAGAAGGTTAAGCGCAAAAAAGATTACTCTTTTAGGGCATCAAAACAATTCGTGGCTTAAGGTGGTATTAACTGAGGGGAAGAAGAATCAAATAAGGCGAATGTTTGAAAAGGTTGGACATCCTGTTGTTAAACTGAAAAGGGTTAAAATTGGAAACCTTGAAGTTGGAGATTTAAAGCCCGGGGAATACAGGAGGTTAACCCCTCAGGAAGTGGAAGGTTTAAAAACCCTTGCTTTAAAAAAAGGGAGGAAAAATGACGGTAAAACAACCTGA
- the hisC gene encoding histidinol-phosphate transaminase — protein MTVKQPDYIASLAPYVPGKPIETVAREYGLDPEKIVKLASNENPLGPPEKVTEVLREKIKDIHYYPDGGAYYLREKVASKFNLDPDWIIFGNGSCEIIEYCAKALLDYGEHSIFSEYSFAMYKIATLASNHGYKEIPAKDYRHDLDAFLKAIDDKTKIIYIANPNNPTSTMIKGEELDRFVEKVPDSVLIVLDEAYYEFVDNPDYPDSMKYIKDWRKDNVLILRTFSKIYGLAGLRVGYGFGNPDLIQKIEKVRSPFNLNLLAQEACIAALDCEDHVLKSKEHVKKEKACVVPEIEKMGLRVLAEEGNFIAVDTGKDVEEVFHNMQKKGVIVRPLKGGYNMPTWFRMSFGLREHDEMFLNALKEVLT, from the coding sequence ATGACGGTAAAACAACCTGATTATATTGCCTCTTTAGCCCCGTATGTTCCGGGTAAACCTATTGAGACTGTTGCAAGGGAATACGGGCTTGACCCTGAAAAGATAGTAAAACTTGCCTCAAATGAAAACCCGTTAGGCCCACCGGAAAAAGTAACCGAAGTTTTAAGGGAAAAGATTAAAGATATTCACTATTACCCAGATGGGGGAGCCTATTATTTAAGGGAAAAGGTTGCCTCAAAGTTTAATCTTGACCCTGACTGGATAATATTCGGCAATGGTTCATGCGAAATAATAGAATACTGTGCAAAGGCTTTGCTTGATTACGGAGAGCATTCAATATTTTCAGAGTACTCGTTTGCAATGTACAAGATTGCCACTTTAGCGTCAAACCACGGCTATAAAGAGATTCCCGCAAAGGATTATAGGCACGATTTAGACGCTTTTTTAAAGGCAATTGACGATAAAACCAAAATTATTTACATTGCTAACCCCAACAATCCAACCTCAACAATGATAAAAGGGGAAGAGTTAGACAGGTTTGTTGAAAAAGTGCCTGACAGTGTTTTAATTGTGCTTGACGAGGCATACTATGAGTTTGTTGATAATCCTGATTATCCTGACAGTATGAAGTATATTAAAGACTGGAGAAAGGATAATGTTTTAATATTAAGAACTTTCTCAAAGATATACGGCCTTGCAGGATTAAGGGTTGGCTATGGCTTTGGAAACCCTGATTTAATTCAAAAGATTGAAAAGGTGCGTTCCCCCTTCAACCTAAACCTGCTTGCCCAGGAAGCCTGCATTGCTGCTTTAGATTGCGAAGACCATGTTCTAAAGTCTAAAGAGCATGTGAAGAAAGAAAAGGCCTGTGTTGTGCCTGAAATAGAAAAGATGGGGTTGAGGGTTCTTGCGGAAGAGGGAAACTTTATTGCGGTTGATACTGGGAAGGATGTTGAGGAGGTTTTCCACAATATGCAAAAGAAAGGTGTAATTGTCAGGCCCTTAAAGGGCGGATACAATATGCCAACCTGGTTTAGAATGAGTTTTGGTTTAAGAGAGCACGATGAAATGTTTTTAAATGCATTGAAAGAGGTGTTAACTTGA
- a CDS encoding prepilin-type N-terminal cleavage/methylation domain-containing protein has protein sequence MKNKGFSLLEMLIAITIILLIGSIAVPKYLNSVNKARWIASREQLKKVAEAFDQYNLDHGYYPEYASWDEIATSDNVVVKEGLIDYIPLKDKFGQKYEGYSKKDGYLFIGHAAPGKWGIKYPKYYIKDGNFLTEEQYQELVAQEQANEEAADTQGQEGEEGATEETPAE, from the coding sequence ATGAAAAATAAGGGTTTTTCACTTTTAGAGATGCTCATTGCTATTACAATTATCCTTTTAATCGGTTCAATTGCGGTTCCAAAGTACTTAAACAGTGTTAACAAGGCAAGGTGGATTGCTTCAAGAGAGCAATTGAAAAAAGTTGCTGAGGCTTTTGACCAGTATAACCTTGACCATGGGTACTACCCTGAATATGCAAGCTGGGATGAAATTGCAACTTCCGATAATGTTGTTGTAAAAGAAGGCTTAATTGACTATATTCCCTTAAAGGATAAATTTGGCCAGAAGTATGAAGGCTATTCAAAGAAGGACGGTTATCTTTTTATAGGACATGCTGCTCCAGGGAAATGGGGAATAAAGTATCCTAAATACTATATTAAAGACGGTAATTTCTTAACAGAAGAACAGTATCAGGAGTTGGTTGCCCAGGAACAGGCTAATGAAGAGGCTGCTGACACTCAGGGGCAGGAAGGCGAAGAGGGAGCAACAGAAGAAACTCCAGCTGAATAA
- a CDS encoding SAM-dependent methyltransferase: MEGKNGEYISIAKDFLAKLLGEFDKKPVFVLWNGEEVFGDLKDTIIKINFPWSLREMFIDASELSLAESYVYGDIDIEGNIYGIFPMAEYLVEKKLSLLEKASLFNLLRKLPKRDKPYSKIRAKLKGEKHSKERDAQAISYHYDVSNEFYKIFLDKNLQYSCAYFQTGEEDINTAQIQKMDYICKKLYLKEGERLLDIGAGWGGLIIYAAKNYGVYAKGITLSKNQYEFANEWIKREGLEDRVKMEFRDYRDLDENDKFDKIVSVGMFEHVGEKNYSIYMKHAYNLLKEGGLFLNHGITINKVDFGKPRSEFIQKYVFPDGELLPISLISVFSEDAGFEIRDIEQLREHYSRTTALWVKNLEENAEKCIREAGKERYRVWRLYLAASSYQFAIGKIGLYQTLLVKPEKGRANLPWTRKAWYY, encoded by the coding sequence ATGGAGGGAAAAAACGGTGAATATATTTCAATTGCGAAAGATTTTTTAGCTAAATTATTGGGGGAATTTGATAAAAAGCCTGTTTTTGTGCTCTGGAACGGAGAAGAGGTTTTTGGTGATTTAAAAGATACAATAATCAAAATAAACTTTCCATGGTCTTTAAGGGAAATGTTTATTGATGCCTCTGAGCTTTCACTTGCTGAAAGCTATGTTTACGGTGATATAGACATTGAGGGAAATATATATGGAATTTTCCCCATGGCTGAATACCTTGTGGAAAAAAAGTTAAGCCTTTTGGAGAAGGCTTCTCTCTTTAACCTTTTGAGAAAGCTTCCTAAAAGGGATAAGCCTTACAGCAAAATTAGAGCAAAATTGAAAGGAGAAAAGCACAGTAAGGAGAGGGACGCTCAGGCAATTTCATACCATTACGATGTTTCAAATGAGTTTTACAAAATATTTTTAGACAAAAACTTACAGTATTCCTGTGCTTATTTTCAGACAGGAGAGGAAGATATTAACACTGCGCAGATACAGAAAATGGATTATATCTGCAAGAAGCTTTATCTTAAAGAAGGGGAAAGGCTTCTTGATATTGGTGCAGGCTGGGGTGGTTTGATTATCTATGCGGCAAAGAATTATGGGGTGTATGCTAAGGGGATAACTTTAAGTAAAAACCAGTATGAATTTGCAAATGAATGGATAAAAAGAGAGGGGCTTGAAGATAGGGTAAAAATGGAATTCAGGGATTACAGGGATTTAGATGAAAATGACAAGTTTGACAAAATAGTTAGTGTCGGAATGTTTGAGCATGTTGGGGAGAAAAATTATTCAATTTATATGAAGCATGCGTACAATTTGCTAAAAGAAGGGGGATTATTTTTAAATCACGGGATTACAATTAACAAAGTGGATTTTGGAAAACCAAGGTCGGAATTTATTCAGAAATATGTTTTCCCTGACGGAGAATTGTTGCCTATATCCCTTATTTCGGTATTTTCAGAGGATGCAGGCTTTGAGATAAGAGATATAGAGCAGTTAAGGGAGCATTACTCAAGAACAACTGCGCTGTGGGTTAAAAATCTGGAAGAAAATGCTGAAAAGTGCATAAGAGAGGCAGGCAAAGAAAGGTACAGGGTATGGCGTTTATACCTTGCTGCAAGCTCTTATCAATTTGCCATAGGAAAAATTGGGCTTTATCAAACACTGCTTGTAAAACCTGAAAAAGGCAGGGCAAACTTACCATGGACAAGAAAAGCGTGGTATTACTGA